A single Xenopus laevis strain J_2021 chromosome 3S, Xenopus_laevis_v10.1, whole genome shotgun sequence DNA region contains:
- the LOC108712460 gene encoding gastrokine-3, producing the protein MAALILIVAFLGIFVNTLRADEAYQYYEKGCNGETVYHTVNINEQVKIVVFNIYSGKQMSNAVFDYRQNIIAYHMPYRGICIIAHMDIATFPDLGIFQRFVQTKRERKEEISRLLKHYEVTNQQVTDLYQFGSAVQGLCWGIPTYWAREDPKPRRVFGAEGCAGIKFLFIHVGLCAGFHLF; encoded by the exons ATGGCTGCATTG ATCCTGATTGTGgcttttttgggaatttttgttAATACTCTACGTGCAGATGAG GCGTACCAGTACTATGAAAAAGGATGCAATGGGGAGACGGTGTACCACACTGTGAATATCAATGAGCAGGTCAAGATCGTAGTGTTCAATATTTACTCAGGAAAGCAGATGTCTAATGCAGTCTTTGATTACAGGCAG aaTATAATTGCCTACCACATGCCATACCGAGGGATCTGCATTATCGCACACATGGATATTGCTACCTTTCCAGATCTTGGCATCTTCCAGAGGTTCGTCCAAACCAAAAGA GAGAGGAAGGAGGAGATATCCAGACTGCTGAAACACTATGAAGTCACCAACCAGCAGGTTACGGACCTCTACCAGTTTGGAAGTGCAGTTCAAGGGCTATGCTGGGGAATTCCCACATATTGGGCTCGTGAAGACCCCA AGCCAAGAAGGGTGTTTGGAGCTGAAGGCTGTGCTGGAATTAAATTCCTCTTCATACACGTTGGTCTGTGCGCAGGATTCCATCTTTTCTAA